In the genome of Cercospora beticola chromosome 2, complete sequence, one region contains:
- a CDS encoding uncharacterized protein (antiSMASH:Cluster_6~CAZy:GT2_Glycos_transf~CAZy:GT2_Glyco_tranf_2) has product MTVFGEQAEQLRIVDLHAGDPTTGKEKSQTEVDIHRLAEQLQDLQQRSRRYISDHHANGSSGAVSTAYSDDGSQGNDSTGIETPPTLAASSCPTPTRDSLPRTPSSLSQVPNYFPSSKTPVGSNRTRTTSPLGFETNSTVDLSVPATIPEDGRPPVPRVPHVQTPSNLRRSLVASVAVDDDSNLAAAQPRSQSFAAPSTNESIPSSLPEVVTHNELNSWFRAQDQERDLIVPVTHTSDGIEEEVHEKPEDEIEQIGVGTPAAETRAKRKKLQKKRQPETRVTEKGPPRDLESQESKTSIWSRAKESFVSTYCPSESPALILPTAPTDFEKTLYLRTNRLGLYTFGVLSFLSLSVGMWLFVISFYAFYWFGAFVFLLQLYLVISYTVSICGKDYDIKKHEKRLQDFPVNPLTAPTVDIYLPCCKEPIEVLENTYKHIQQLDYPKDKLQVYVLDDGGSQAVSVMALAYGFQYICREDRPRLKKAGNLRWAFARTTGDFFAIFDADFCPRPDFLQEIIPIHQAKPDTAIVQTPQFFRTSVDQSWVEQGAGAVQELFYRVVQINRNRFGASICVGSNAVYRRAALEEVGGTAEIGFSEDVHTGFYAVNRGWKVRYLPLCLACGICPDTPKAFFSQQMRWCMGSTTLLTNMDFWRSKLSPIQKICYLSGMMYYSAISLSIFLNPVPGICMLWARPEYVRYYNLAFALPSILYSIIAIRCWAKARYGFNVQFIMVIQSYAYLTAIKDRLFGRALAWVPSGDNKAHKNNKYRNMRILAWCWSMMTLGAVIAGTIYQILRGLPWYDCLPLLLLTAFNLFLAHRFLLWSGRIR; this is encoded by the exons ATGACAGTCTTCGGAGAGCAGGCCGAGCAGCTTCGGATCGTTGACCTGCATGCTGGCGATCCGACAACAGGCAAAGAAAAGTCGCAGACAGAAGTCGATATCCATCGGCTAGCAGAACAGCTCCAAGACCTGCAACAGCGTTCCAGGCGCTACATCAGCGACCATCATGCCAATGGCAGCTCCGGTGCGGTGAGCACCGCCTACAGCGATGATGGCAGCCAGGGCAACGACTCCACTGGCATAGAAACTCCTCCGACTCTCGCAGCGAGCAGTTGCCCAACGCCAACCAGAGATTCC TTGCCAAGAACGCCTTCAAGTCTTTCCCAGGTGCCAAACTACTTTCCATCGTCGAAAACTCCAGTCGGATCGAATCGAACGAGGACGACCAGCCCGCTTGGCTTCGAGACAAACAGCACAGTTGACCTGTCTGTTCCTGCGACCATTCCGGAGGATGGCCGTCCGCCTGTTCCTCGAGTACCGCATGTGCAGACTCCATCGAATCTACGACGTTCCTTAGTCGCGTCAGTCGCCGTAGATGACGACTCAAATCTTGCGGCAGCACAGCCACGTTCACAATCATTCGCTGCTCCCTCCACCAATGAGTCTATACCGTCCTCTCTGCCTGAAGTGGTGACACACAACGAGCTCAACAGTTGGTTCCGGGCGCAGGACCAGGAGCGAGATTTGATAGTGCCAGTGACACATACCAGTGATGGGATCGAAGAGGAGGTACATGAGAAACCagaggacgagatcgagcagATCGGAGTGGGAACACCTGCTGCTGAGACCAGGgccaagaggaagaagctacaGAAGAAACGGCAGCCAGAGACCAGGGTGACGGAGAAAGGACCTCCTCGGGACCTAGAGAGCCAGGAATCCAAGACAAGCATCTGGAGCCGTGCGAAGGAGTCTTTCGTATCGACATATTGCCCTTCCGAATCGCCGGCGCTCATTCTTCCCACTGCACCGACCGACTTCGAGAAGACGTTGTACCTCAGGACCAATCGCCTGGGCTTATACACGTTCGGTGTACTCTCATTTCTCAGTCTTTCGGTTGGCATGTGGCTCTTCGTTATCAGCTTCTACGCCTTCTACTGGTTCGGCGCATTcgtcttccttctccagTTATACCTGGTCATCTCGTACACCGTGAGTATTTGCGGCAAAGACTACGACATCAAGAAGCATGAGAAGCGCCTCCAAGATTTCCCCGTAAATCCACTTACAGCGCCCACTGTCGACATTTATCTTCCGTGCTGCAAAGAACCGATCGAGGTCCTGGAGAACACGTACAAGCACATCCAACAACTCGACTATCCGAAGGACAAGCTGCAAGTGTACGTCCTTGATGACGGAGGCTCGCAGGCCGTGAGCGTCATGGCGTTGGCATATGGCTTCCAATACATTTGCCGGGAAGATCGTCCGAGATTGAAGAAAGCCGGAAACCTGCGTTGGGCATTTGCGCGGACAACAggcgacttcttcgccattTTTGATGCGGATTTCTGCCCGCGACCAGACTTTTTGCAAGAGATCATACCGATTCACCAGGCCAAGCCCGATACGGCGATTGTGCAGACTCCGCAGTTCTTCAGGACTTCCGTGGACCAGAGTTGGGTAGAGCAAGGAGCAGGAGCGGTGCAGGAGTTGTTCTACCGTGTGGTGCAGATCAACAGAAATCGATTCGGAGCTTCCATCTGCGTCGGGAGCAATGCGGTATATCGTCGAGCGGCTCTGGAAGAAGTGGGTGGTACCGCGGAGATTGGATTCTCGGAAGACGTGCATACTGGGTTCTACGCAGTCAACCGTGGCTGGAAAGTGCGATACCTGCCGCTTTGTCTGGCTTGTGGGATTTGTCCTGACACGCCAAAGGCGTTCTTCAGTCAGCAGATGAGATGGTGCATG GGCTCCACCACGCTGCTGACCAACATGGACTTTTGGCGATCCAAGCTGAGCCCCATCCAGAAGATCTGCTACCTGTCCGGAATGATGTACTACAGCGCCATCTCGCTTTCGATCTTCCTCAACCCAGTTCCGGGGATCTGTATGCTGTGGGCGAGACCGGAGTACGTCCGATATTACAACCTCGCCTTCGCGCTGCCATCGATCTTGTATTCGATTATCGCGATCCGGTGCTGGGCCAAAGCCCGATATGGCTTCAACGTCCAATTCATTATGGTCATACAAAGTTATGCCTACCTCACAGCCATCAAGGATCGACTCTTCGGCCGAGCTCTTGCTTGGGTACCATCCGGAGATAACAAAGCGCACAAGAACAACAAGTACCGCAACATGAG AATACTAGCCTGGTGCTGGTCCATGATGACCTTGGGTGCTGTGATCGCAGGCACGATATACCAGATTCTCCGAGGACTGCCGTGGTATGACTGCTTGCCACTCCTCCTGCTAACTGCATTCAACTTGTTCTTGGCGCATCGGTTCCTACTATGGAGCGGCAGGATACGATGA
- a CDS encoding uncharacterized protein (BUSCO:EOG09260LS9): MSSAEVVTIIDEKSVGLKKIASGKVREIFEVDDQTLLFVATDRISAYDVILTNGVPNKGALLTQLSAHWFSLISKHFPELKTHLKSTQLPASVPSNLAPQLEKRSMQVNRVPVIPLESIVRGYITGSAWSEYKKSGTVHGMPAPAGLQESQKLEKPLWTPSTKAEQGEHDENISKQKAIEIVGEEVAKKVEEASLKIYEMARDYAEERGIIIADTKFEFGLDPETKEIVLIDEVLTPDSSRFWPKNKYEVGKGQSSYDKQYLRDWLTNSGLKGKDGVSMTDEVAKETASKYREAYEKITGEKWQ, encoded by the exons ATGTCTTCCGCAGAAGTCGTTACCATAATCGACGAGAAGAGCGTTGGcttgaagaagatcgcgaGTGGCAAGGTCCGCGAGATCTTTGAGGTCGACGACCAGACTCTGCTCTTCGTCGCAACAGATCGCATCTCGGCATATGATGTGATACTGACCAAT GGCGTTCCCAACAAAGGCGCATTGCTCACGCAGTTGTCTGCGCACTGGTTCTCATTGATCAGCAAGCACTTTCCAGAACTCAAGACACACCTCAAATCAACACAGTTGCCCGCATCGGTCCCATCAAACCTCGCTCCACAGCTTGAGAAGCGAAGCATGCAGGTCAATCGCGTGCCGGTCATTCCGCTCGAGTCGATCGTCCGTGGCTACATCACTGGCAGCGCCTGGTCTGAGTACAAGAAGTCAGGCACAGTGCATGGCATGCCTGCGCCTGCTGGCTTGCAAGAGAGCcagaagctcgagaagcctcTATGGACTCCAAGCACCAAAGCTGAGCAGGGAGAGCACGATGAGAACAtctcgaagcagaaggcgaTCGAGATTGTCGGCGAGGAGGTGGCAAAGAAGGTTGAGGAGGCGAGTCTGAAGATCTACGAGATG GCTCGCGATTACGCTGAGGAGCGTGGCATTATAATTGCCGATACCAAGTTCGAGTTTGGTCTTGACCCAGAGACGAAGGAGATTGTCCTCATTGACGAGGTGCTCACACCAGACAGCTCGCGTTTCTGGCCTAAGAACAAATACGAAGTTGGCAAGGGCCAATCGAGCTATGACAAGCAGTATCTCCGCGACTGGCTCACGAACTCGGGGCTGAAAGGCAAGGACGGCGTGAGTATGACCGATGAGGTTGCGAAGGAGACAGCGAGCAAGTATCGCGAGGCATACGAGAAGATCACAGGAGAGAAGTGGCAGTAG
- a CDS encoding uncharacterized protein (antiSMASH:Cluster_6~CAZy:GH12) produces the protein MTRFVFAVAAALAVGKVASEVSLCGQFETHTEWPYTINNNAWDKDDESGSICTYACEDCRDAISFYSVWNWTTQDPVRVHAYPHVELRSERLPLQLGELRTLKIAASWSLAPVSLIDGTSQDPTTEPVAGALEDNDVQANVVLDVFADADVEKSRTPAQQTYELMVWVGVFGNASWPIGMNEPRDPPVIMSLDDIDFTLYNGTNSRGQLVYSWVADQTSPTFDLDFAPLLNYLQRREGIPEDVYVGTVQFGSETFYSDSPMNFSVSSFEAEVERGTPAADSDSDPESVGNMLGVPEFGMGQNGFIALCCLLVAYVMVS, from the exons ATGACCAGGTTCGTTTTCGCAGTTGCAGCTGCATTGGCTGTTGGCAAGGTCGCTTCGGAAGTATCCCTTTGTGGGCAGTTCGAGACGCACACAGAAT GGCCCTATACGA TCAACAATAATGCTTGGGACAAGGACGATGAGTCGGGATCTATCTGTACATAT GCTTGTGAAGACTGCCGCGATGCGATCTCATTCTACTCCGTCTGGAACTGGACCACACAGGATCCCGTTCGAGTTCACGCCTACCCACACGTAGAGCTGAGGTCCGAACGACTTCCACTACAACTGGGCGAACTGCGTACGCTCAAGATCGCAGCCTCCTGGTCACTGGCTCCAGTGTCATTGATAGATGGCACATCGCAAGATCCCACTACAGAGCCAGTTGCCGGCGCACTCGAAGACAATGACGTGCAAGCCAACGTCGTACTTGACGTCTTTGCAGATGCAGATGTAGAGAAGAGTCGGACGCCCGCCCAGCAGACCTACGAATTGATGGTGTGGGTTGGTGTCTTCGGCAACGCTTCATGGCCAATAGGCATGAATGAACCAAGAGATCCTCCCGTGATCATGAGCTTAGACGACATCGATTT CACACTCTACAACGGCACAAATTCCAGAGGCCAACTCGTCTACTCCTGGGTTGCGGACCAGACGTCACCGACATTCGACCTGGACTTTGCGCCTCTGCTCAACTACTTACAGAGAAGAGAGGGGATACCAGAAGACGTATATGTTGGGACCGTGCAATTCGGTTCCGAAACGTTCTATTCTGATAGTCCGATGAACTTCTCAGTGTCATCGTTCGAAGCTGAGGTCGAGCGCGGGACGCCAGCAGCGGACTCAGACTCAGACCCAGAGAGCGTTGGCAATATGCTTGGAGTGCCAGAGTTTGGTATGGGGCAGAATGGCTTCATCGCCCTGTGCTGCTTGCTGGTGGCATACGTAATGGTCTCTTGA
- a CDS encoding uncharacterized protein (antiSMASH:Cluster_6), which yields MAGRLLSRHVRSLNACIGSPRRVTITQIRNATCDANRRDPVVSERPDNLGGLGSTEKEHVRCESGTEEENSLRGGFPSAPDGELRRPRKSQQNGGERKNDIYQQQGSGYSSQPHDGQHKQIDTPQDVHHFLQLAERDLAGPAEATALLKSSMEAIQSLPRKEQQVRATSVKAYLVLHWILGTDPKQWDWTVDRNLADPLCWHLEAEEKSQAVQDWIWIWYTDGSLRDGATMKPKAAGYRSKYKSTTFDWPAQVIAAMARAMVYWSKDGTADNALKFVLDRSRYARGFSWYHYANTVVAKALDMDQARPCNPILFEEFVEVYRRRLHRIDSDEASSIWLDVANLKLFHPINADAKHMLAICRKKRALKCMLEYDEIRRVFCARLVLRAAYLLRLQGDQHNARYMEDVSVRLNEKPWTMRARLYGSWKRDPKLKRLHEESPFTEAV from the coding sequence ATGGCGGGAAGACTGCTTTCGCGCCATGTACGGTCATTGAACGCTTGCATTGGCAGTCCGCGACGAGTCACGATCACGCAAATTCGGAATGCTACATGTGATGCAAACCGCCGCGACCCGGTTGTGTCTGAGAGACCTGACAATTTAGGAGGACTAGGAAGTACCGAGAAAGAGCATGTGCGATGTGAGAGTGggacggaggaggagaacaGCTTGAGGGGTGGGTTTCCATCTGCGCCTGATGGGGAACTACGGCGACCACGGAAGTCACAACAGAATGGAGGCGAGAGGAAGAACGACATCTATCAGCAGCAAGGATCTGGATATTCATCACAGCCGCATGATGGTCAGCATAAACAAATCGATACGCCTCAGGATGTCCACCACTTCCTGCAGTTGGCAGAGCGCGATTTGGCGGGCCCAGCAGAAGCTACTGCGCTGCTCAAGTCCTCCATGGAAGCCATCCAGTCTCTACCGCGTAAGGAACAGCAGGTCAGGGCTACGAGCGTAAAAGCTTATTTGGTATTGCATTGGATACTGGGCACAGACCCAAAACAATGGGATTGGACCGTGGATCGCAACCTGGCAGATCCTCTCTGTTGGCATCTTGAGGCAGAAGAGAAAAGTCAGGCAGTACAAGATTGGATATGGATCTGGTATACGGACGGATCGCTGAGAGACGGCGCTACCATGAAGCCGAAGGCAGCGGGCTATAGAAGCAAGTATAAAAGCACTACATTCGACTGGCCAGCTCAAGTCATCGCTGCGATGGCCAGGGCAATGGTGTATTGGTCGAAAGATGGTACAGCTGACAATGCGCTTAAGTTTGTACTGGATCGGTCCAGATACGCCCGAGGATTTTCGTGGTATCATTACGCAAACACAGTTGTGGCGAAAGCACTGGACATGGACCAGGCGAGACCCTGCAATCCTATCCTGTTCGAAGAATTTGTGGAAGTCTACAGAAGACGTTTGCATAGGATCGACTCAGACGAGGCATCCTCTATATGGCTCGATGTTGCTAACTTGAAACTCTTTCACCCTATCAACGCAGATGCAAAACACATGCTTGCAATATGCCGCAAGAAGCGGGCCCTAAAATGCATGTTGGAGTACGACGAGATCAGAAGGGTATTTTGCGCCCGTCTAGTGCTAAGAGCTGCATATCTACTGCGTTTGCAAGGAGACCAGCACAATGCAAGGTATATGGAAGACGTCAGTGTAAGGCTAAACGAAAAACCTTGGACGATGAGGGCAAGATTGTACGGATCCTGGAAACGAGATCCTAAGCTGAAGCGACTGCACGAAGAAAGCCCTTTCACTGAAGCTGTTTAG
- a CDS encoding uncharacterized protein (SMCOG1001:short-chain dehydrogenase/reductase SDR~antiSMASH:Cluster_6): protein MPGRTLVVLGSGPGIGVAVAQAFSVRGFTHIALVSRNAERLKEDQDKVLDSIQERGYSCQVKTWACDISDLDALKKTLGEIEGYGELECVLFNAARVAGKPPLEEDVSAIEQDFRLTNLALYETALWAIPKLQQVKAEDRSPSFFVTSTTQLWKEPVYDLVSLSMVKSAQRALVLSLHNKYGEDVHVALLSVGGVVSPDAKNLSPDNIANKAWLLYKQPRGKWEREQPIDE, encoded by the exons ATGCCTGGCAGAACATTGGTCGTGTTGGGCTCCGGCCCAGGTATCGGAGTCGCAGTCGCGCAGGCATTCTCAGTGCGGGGCTTCACCCACATCGCGCTGGTCTCGCGCAATGCAGAGCGGCTgaaagaagaccaagacaaAGTGCTTGACAGCATCCAGGAGCGTGGCTACAGCTGCCAGGTGAAAACATGGGCCTGCGATATCTCGGACCTTGATGCCTTGAAGAAGACGCTGGGTGAGATTGAAGGGTATGGAGAGCTCGAGTGCGTGCTGTTCAACGCCGCGAGAGTGGCAGGCAAGCCGCCACTCGAGGAGGATGTCAGTGCCATCGAGCAGGATTTCCGG CTCACGAATCTCGCGTTGTACGAGACAGCGCTGTGGGCCATTCCCAAGCTGCAACAAGTCAAGGCTGAAGACCGCTCGCCGTCCTTTTTCGTGACGTCGACCACGCAGCTGTGGAAAGAGCCCGTGTACGATCTGGTGTCGCTGTCCATGGTGAAGTCTGCTCAGCGCGCCCTCGTGCTGTCGTTGCACAACAAGTATGGCGAAGATGTGCACGTGGCGCTGCTCAGTGTTGGCGGCGTGGTGTCGCCCGACGCGAAGAATTTGAGTCCAGACAACATCGCCAACAAAGCCTGGCTGCTGTACAAGCAACCCAGAGGCAAGTGGGAGAGGGAGCAGCCGATTGATGAATAG
- a CDS encoding uncharacterized protein (MEROPS:MER0016549~antiSMASH:Cluster_6) produces the protein MLGKSLLSKLGLLAATASVATASLGKEFHAHSKWQNVKRQYFPANATDVKSFTTPTNVTIRYKEPGKEGVCETTPGVNSYSGYIDIAPNVHVFFWFFESRRDPANDDLTLWLNGGPGSDSLIGLFEELGPCRITENLTSVLNPYSWNEVSNMLFLSQPVGVSFSNQGEEQGTYANYTGTFLNSTELGGVYNSTGTWPILDPIREGEIDTTDLAAIGAWHVFQGFLSALPSFANVTADQPKNFNLWTESYGGHYGPSFFRYFSEQNDKIANGTLPGYHLNFRSLGLINAIISEKIQIDYYPEFAVNNTYGIQVYNDTVYNYAKFATNMVNGCKAQIDGCIASAQGIPGGLVNGKITYAATSQPAVAAICAEAGNMCRDNVESLYYAYGDRGTYDIRHPSADPTPESYFGDYLNQAKIQNAIGVSLNYTTSNTDIYFQFQSTGDYIYPNFLEDLEEILNSGVRVALMYGDADYICNWFGGEAVSKEVNYTYTKEFNAAGYEPFVWGPGKVQAGETREYGNFSFTRIYEAGHEIPYYQPGPSLAMFERVISGLAMSDGAEPVTANLTTTGNANTTHTANPADYSLPPTASADLAAYSSSLIASYASLDNAPPPTAVAKMLQV, from the exons ATGTTGGGCAAATCACTTTTGTCCAAACTGGGTCTGTTGGCCGCTACAGCCTCTGTTGCAACGGCATCGTTGGGAAAGGAATTCCACGCACACTCGAAATGGCAGAACGTTAAGCGACAATATTTTCCTGCCAACGCTACCGACGTGAAATCGTTCACAACGCCCACGAACGTCACAATCCGATACAAAGAGCCAGGAAAGGAAGGAGTGTGTGAGACTACACCTGGTGTCAACTCGTATTCCGGGTACATCGATATTGCACCAAACGTACATGTCTTCTTCTGGTTTTTCGAATCGAGAAGGGACCCAGCGAATGATGACTTAACCCTGTGGCTCAATGGAGGACCTGGTAGTGACTCGCTGATTGGCCTCTTTGAGGAACTTGGACCGTGCCGAATCACTGAGAATCTAACTTCGGTACTCAATCCGTACAGCTGGAATGAGGTATCGAACATGCTCTTCCTCAGTCAGCCGGTCGGAGTCAGTTTCTCGAACCAAGGCGAAGAACAAGGCACGTACGCCAACTACACTGGCACTTTCCTGAACAGCACAGAACTGGGGGGCGTATACAACTCCACGGGCACCTGGCCTATCCTCGACCCGATCAGAGAGGGCGAAATCGATACCACCGATCTTGCTGCTATTGGTGCTTGGCATGTCTTCCAAGGCTTCCTGAGCGCTTTGCCTTCTTTCGCCAATGTTACAGCTGATCAGCCAAAGAACTTCAATCTCTGGACAGAGTCGTATGGAGGACATTACGGACCATCTTTCTTCCGGTACTTTTCCGAGCAGAATGACAAGATTGCCAATGGCACTTTGCCGGGATACCACTTGAACTTCAGGAGTCTGGGACTCATCAACGCCATCATTTCGGAGAAGATCCAAATCGATTACTATCCTGAGTTTGCTGTAAACAACACGTACGGCATCCAAGTCTACAACGACACAGTATACAACTACGCCAAGTTTGCGACGAACATGGTAAACGGCTGCAAGGCGCAAATCGATGGATGTATAGCATCCGCACAGGGCATCCCCGGTGGTCTCGTTAACGGCAAGATTACCTATGCTGCCACCTCGCAGCCTGCAGTTGCTGCCATCTGCGCAGAGGCAGGCAACATGTGCAGAGACAATGTGGAAAGCCTGTACTATGCTTACGGCGACAGAGGCACTTATGATAT CCGTCACCCTAGTGCTGATCCCACGCCCGAGTCATACTTCGGAGACTACCTGAACCAGGCCAAGATCCAAAACGCTATTGGTGTTAGCCTGAACTACACAACTAGCAACACTGACATCTACTTTCA ATTTCAATCCACAGGCGATTACATCTACCCGAACTTCCTCGAAGACTTGGAAGAGATCTTGAACAGCGGCGTCCGCGTCGCGCTCATGTATGGCGATGCTG ACTACATCTGCAACTGGTTCGGTGGCGAAGCTGTGAGCAAAGAGGTCAACTACACCTATACCAAAGAGTTCAATGCCGCAGGCTATGAGCCGTTTGTTTGGGGACCTGGCAAGGTCCAAGCAGGCGAGACTCGCGAATACGGcaacttcagcttcacgcGCATCTACGAGGCCGGCCATGAGATCCCGTATTACCAGCCAGGACCATCTCTCGCCATGTTCGAGCGTGTCATTAGCGGTCTCGCCATGTCAGACGGCGCGGAGCCTGTGACTGCGAATTTGACGACCACGGGCAATGCGAACACAACGCACACTGCAAACCCGGCTGATTACTCATTGCCTCCAACTGCGTCTGCGGACTTGGCCGCGTACAGCTCCAGCCTGATCGCTAGTTATGCATCGTTGGATAATGCCCCGCCGCCAACGGCTGTGGCAAAGATGCTTCAGGTCTGA
- a CDS encoding uncharacterized protein (antiSMASH:Cluster_6~SMCOG1137:Major facilitator superfamily MFS 1): MATSSSAGSDVEKQEASLEYDKDGNITSTSDIENATTLATPVTAPPPGPESKDGGARAWLQVAGSFLVFGNLWGMSFAFGSFQSYYELTYIPNESASSISWIGTVAIFLLILLGVLSGPLFDLGWFQTMLIVGGLGQTLSVFLTSVSTQYWQLMLTQGVLQGLSNGLLYLPGLALVSRAFKKHRAVAMGITTCGAPVGGIIYTLIFSQMIENVSFGWTVRTIGFVMLGTYLISFPLLLWGVSNLGDLASGQPRKLFDRGALIDTPFWLYSFANFFIFLGYMVPFVFIPSYGQLVLRISQRNSLYIAMIAQATSIAGRLLAGYSASRIGGMIPWTFCVVSSGIVAIAWLAAKETGAFIAVAALYGFFSGALIPLPPSVFPVVCPDAKVFGARLGMAQGFGSIASLIGPPIAAALAKASTGGGSTNYLGLQLFAGLVMLTGACVLVALWVVLIQRRNGGSKLI, translated from the exons ATGGCGACCTCATCTTCCGCTGGCAGTGACGTGGAGAAGCAAGAAGCATCACTGGAGTACGACAAAGATGGAAACATCACATCAACGAGCGATATTGAAAATGCTACGACCCTCGCCACCCCTGTCACCGCTCCTCCCCCAGGCCCGGAAAGTAAGGACGGTGGTGCGCGAGCTTGGCTGCAAGTCGCCGGGTCTTTTCTCGTCTTTGGCAATCTCTGGGGAATGTCATTTGCCTTTGGATCCTTCCAGTCATACTACGAATTGACATACATCCCAAACGAGTCTGCTTCATCAATATCATGGATCGGTACAGTGGCAATCTTCCTACTGATTCTTCTTGGAGTATTATCTGGCCCATTGTTTGATCTGGGATGGTTTCAGACGATGCTCATCGTGGGGGGACTGGGACAAACGTTGAGCGTGTTTCTCACGAGTGTCAGCACTCAGTACTGGCAACTCATGCTCACACAAGGAGTGCTTCAAGGCCTGTCAAATGGTCTGCTCTACCTCCCCGGTCTGGCGCTTGTCAGCAGAGCGTTTAAGAAGCATCGGGCTGTAGCGATGGGGATCACTACTTGTGGTGCACCAGTGGGCGGTATCATTTATACCCTGATTTTTTCGCAAATGATTGAAAACGTATCATTCGGCTGGACAGTACGGACGATCGGATTTGTTATGCTTGGAACGTACCTCATCTCGTTTCCTTTGCTCCTCTGGGGAGTCTCGAACCTCGGTGATCTAGCGTCTGGACAGCCCAGAAAGCTATTCGATCGTGGCGCCCTCATTGATACTCCGTTTTGGCTGTACAGCTTCGCCaatttcttcatcttcctagGCTACATG GTCCCCTTCGTCTTCATACCCTCATACGGCCAACTCGTCCTCCGCATCAGTCAGCGAAACTCCCTCTACATCGCCATGATCGCCCAAGCAACCAGCATCGCCGGACGTCTACTAGCAGGCTACTCAGCCTCTCGAATCGGCGGCATGATCCCCTGGACCTTCTGCGTAGTCTCCAGCGGCATCGTCGCAATCGCATGGCTAGCAGCCAAAGAGACCGGAGCCTTCATCGCCGTAGCAGCGCTGTACGGGTTCTTCTCAGGAGCTTTAATACCACTGCCTCCTAGTGTATTTCCTGTCGTCTGTCCAGACGCTAAAGTTTTCGGAGCACGTCTCGGGATGGCGCAAGGGTTTGGTAGTATTGCTAGTTTGATTGGGCCGCCCATTGCCGCTGCGCTGGCGAAAGCGTCGACTGGAGGCGGGAGTACAAATTATCTTGGATTACAGCTTTTTGCGGGATTGGTTATGTTGACGGGCGCATGTgtgctagtagcgctatggGTAGTGCTGATACAGCGGAGGAATGGAGGCTCCAAGCTGATATGA